In the genome of Hydrogenispora ethanolica, the window ACCCCTTGCAGTTCGGCCACTAGAATCTTGGTGTCCGGAGCGACCTTGATCCCGGCCATCGCCGCAATCTTGGCCGCCGGCTGGCCGACCACGTCCGGGCTCATGCTGCCCCGTTTCTCATCGATGGCCACTTTGGAAAGGGCCGCAATCTCATCGGGCTTCAGGAAGTAACAACCGTATTCGGTCATGATCTGTTTGACTTCGCCGGCGACGTCGCGGTCGATGATCACCGCCTGTTCCGAGGCGCAGATCATGCCGTTGTCAAAGGTTTTGCTGAGAATCAGGTCGGAGACGGCCCGGCGCAGATTGGCAGTTTTCTCGATATAGCAAGGGACATTGCCGGGGCCCACGCCCAGGGCCGGCTTGCCGCTGGAATAAGCGGCGCCCACCATTCCCGAGCCGCCGGTGGCCAAAATCATGCTGATGCCGGGGTGTTTCATCAAAAGATTGGTCGCCTCCACCGAGGGCTCCTCGATCCAGGCGATGCAGTTCTCGGGCGCCCCGGCGGCAATCGCGGCGTCGCGCATAGTCCGGGCAGCCGCGATGCTGGAACGGATCGACTTGGGATGAAAACTGAAGATAATCGGGTTGCGGGTCTTCATCGCAATCAGGCATTTGAACATGGTTGTGGAAGTCGGGTTGGTCACCGGAGTCACTCCGGCGATGATGCCGATCGGTTCAGCGATCTTGACGTATCCTTCCTCGGGGTTCTCCTCGATGATGCCGACGGTTTTATCGCCCTTGATATCATGGTAAACGTACTCCGTGGCGAAGAGGTTCTTGGTCACCTTGTCTTCATAGACGCCCATCTCCGTCTCTTCATGAGCCATCCTGGCCAATTCCATATGCTTTTCGATTCCGGCCATAGTCATCGCCTTGACAATGGCGTCAATCCTGGCCTGGTTGAACTCCATGAACTTCAACTGAGCCTGGTCGGCCTTTTTTACCAGATCGTCGATGACGGCTTGGACCGAACTACTCTCTTTCGCTTTCTCGCTATCTTTTTCTTTGTTGGCAACGGTTGCCTTGGCAATCTTCACTGCATCAGGTCGGTTGTTTTCCATCGTTTTCAGCCTCCTTGATTATTTTCCACTGTTCCTTTGAAGCTATACTTATTTATGGGAAAACGCTGAAGGGAACTTGCAAAAGATAGTTTGTTATTTAATATAACAATCATTGTCATTATAACTTACAATAAATCTTCCGTCAAATCCTTGTTTCGCCGCTGGCAACCTCAAAACTCACTCAGGTTTACAATTGCTCCTCCGCATTCATCCTCCTGAAATCGAGCGTTTACCAAGGTCTTTTCAGAATTTGTTAACATTTGGGCCAGCCATTCGGTTTTCTCCGACCGGAACAACCCTGTCACAATACGCCAAACAGGCCAATTGAGCCTCCAAATTGCTTTTCACCAACCTCAAATGGCATTTCAATCCCGAACATTTGCAATTAAAGTAACAAAGATTGTTAATAATTTTTACAAAGTTTAAACTGACAATAGTTCAGTGATTAGCATGGGAGGGTTTTTAATGATTGATGGAATGGATGAGCAGATTCTTCGGGCAATGTATGAAACACTGCCGGTCGAGATCAGCATCATCGATGCCAATGACGAGATCATTGGCTGGAATAAGCATGAGACTCGGTTGTTTAAACGGCCGCTGACGGCGATGAATATTGATTTCCGGTACTACCAGCCGGACGAGGCCCTTCCCAAGGCCGAACTGATCATCCGGGAAATGAAAGAGGGGAAATATAGCAAAGCGCATTTCTGGTTCGATTTGAAGCCGGATCATCACGGCAAAATGCAAAAAGTATTAATCGAGTTTTACGCCTTGCGGGATTACTCCGGCAAATATCTCGGCTGTATGGAGTGTACTCACAATGTCAGTGCGGAGAGCGGGGAGGACCTTTTAAAAGGCGCCTGACCTTTCGATTCCCCATCTCTAGCCTGAAAGTAACGAAGCCGTTCTCAGGCGAGTGCTGCCGATTCTTGTTATATTCTACCATCAGGTCCCGTGTTGGAAAAGGACTTTGAGGGTTACGCTTTATTGGCATTGGTATTTCCGAATGATGAATTTCCACAGGTTCAAACAAAAAGGTCTGTCCCGAAAGGTTGCTACCGTCGGGACAGACCTGTTATTTGCCGGTGTCAAAAGAGCGTTGCGTCGGTCACGGCCATCCGTCGTCCGGCGGAGTGGAGAGATTCCCTTACACCGGATCGGGTTGATTGCGCCGTTGTTTCAATTTGAACGAGAGGAGCAAAAGACTCTCGCTGATATGCATATTCTCCAGGAGCACTTCTTCGGGGACCTTGAGGCTGACCGGAGCAAAGTTCCAAATGGCCTTGACTCCTCCCTGGACCAACCGGTCCGCAGTTTCCTGGGCCGCCTCGGCGGGTGTGGTGATGACTCCGATCTCCACCGGCTCCACTCGCAAATATTCCTGAAGCTCCTTGATATCCAGGACCGGTATCCCCTTAATATATCCCCCGATGACCTCGGGGTTTTTGTCGAAGATCGCCTTGATGATAAAGCCGCGGCGGCTGAAGTTATCGTAGTTGGCCAGCGCCGTTCCCAGATGTCCTCCGCCGACCAGCACCATTTTTATCTCCTGGTTAAGACCCAGAATCCGGTTGACCTCCCGCAACAGGTCATTGACGCGGTAGCCGTAGCCTTGCTGCCCGAATGAACCGAAATAACAGAGATCCTGCCGCAGTTGCGAAGGATTGATCCCCATTTTGGCAGCCAATTCCCGGGAGGAGATCCGCTCCACCTCTTTTTTGGAGAGGTCCGTCAAAAAACGATGGTAAAAGGGCAACCGTTTGACGGTAGCATAGGGCACCCCATCGATAAAATTCTTGTGATGATGATTTGATTTAAAATCCATAAGACCGCCCCCTATGTTTTCCGTAAATCGTATTCTAATGCCGCATTATCGGCCGCTTTATTTCGTTGCCGACCGCATGGCGGCACCTCTATAATTAATGTAACCCCGAAGCTTTGAAATGATGACTTTGTCTTATTTCGCAAGAAAGCGGGATAAGGCACGGCCCGCCGCTTTGGCCTCCACCAGCGTCCCCGGTCCGCTCAGGCAGCCTCCGGCGCAACCCATTCCCTCGACGAAATCCGCTTCCAGGCCATTCCGGGCCGCCTGCTGCAAAAGTTCAATACATTGGGCGATCCCCGCCGCCGAGCGCACCCGGAACTGACCTTCCGCCACTTTACCCTGGCGTAACAGCTCGGCCTTGATGGCGTTCCCTACCCCGCCGGCAGCGCAAAAATTCACGCCGTCGGCCGGAAGGCGCTCCTGCGCGGCGGATTCCCGGCTGAATTCCGCCAGATTGATTCCTGAAGCGACCAGCATCACCGCCAGCTCTTCAAAGGTTAATACCGCCGCGATGGCTCCCCGGCCTTCGCGGGCCGCCTCCCCTTTTTTGGCAAGACAGGGCCCGATGAAGACGCATTTCATTGCCGGGGAGCCGCCTTCCTCCCGGACCATCCGGGCAGTCTTCAGCATCGGCGATTCGGTACCGGATACTTTATCGTCGAGGGATGGGAATCTCAATTCCACCAGTTTTTTGAAAGACGGGCAACAGGAATTCATGACATAACCGGCACCGGTCTGCAGCTTGTGAAAGACTTCAGCGCCTTCCTCAGCCGCAACCTTTGCGGCGCCGCAGGCGACGGAGACCACTGCGGCAAAGCCCAGTTTGGCCAAGCCGGCCCTGAAGGCGCCCCATTCCACCAACGGGCCGAACTGGCCGATGAATGACGGCGCCACTAGAGCGGCCACCGGTTCCGGGCCTTGCAGCATCCGGATCACTTTCAAGAGATCGGA includes:
- a CDS encoding PAS domain-containing protein, which codes for MIDGMDEQILRAMYETLPVEISIIDANDEIIGWNKHETRLFKRPLTAMNIDFRYYQPDEALPKAELIIREMKEGKYSKAHFWFDLKPDHHGKMQKVLIEFYALRDYSGKYLGCMECTHNVSAESGEDLLKGA
- a CDS encoding redox-sensing transcriptional repressor Rex; the protein is MDFKSNHHHKNFIDGVPYATVKRLPFYHRFLTDLSKKEVERISSRELAAKMGINPSQLRQDLCYFGSFGQQGYGYRVNDLLREVNRILGLNQEIKMVLVGGGHLGTALANYDNFSRRGFIIKAIFDKNPEVIGGYIKGIPVLDIKELQEYLRVEPVEIGVITTPAEAAQETADRLVQGGVKAIWNFAPVSLKVPEEVLLENMHISESLLLLSFKLKQRRNQPDPV
- a CDS encoding monomeric [FeFe] hydrogenase — its product is MPEKLSEITKIKRKMLTEVAALAFQNQLLAAVDSLPKKLTQDGLTNYRCCEYKERAILAQRIKLALGADLAAHKEQRLSEVAQAMLAAPVEAAEAGPAIAVIEESCDRCPIEKIVVTNACRNCVAHHCLNSCPKNAIEIVANRAYINKERCVECGICVKSCRFGAILELERPCSRSCAAGAIVPGESSTARINYDKCVECGACTVACPFGAIAARSDLLKVIRMLQGPEPVAALVAPSFIGQFGPLVEWGAFRAGLAKLGFAAVVSVACGAAKVAAEEGAEVFHKLQTGAGYVMNSCCPSFKKLVELRFPSLDDKVSGTESPMLKTARMVREEGGSPAMKCVFIGPCLAKKGEAAREGRGAIAAVLTFEELAVMLVASGINLAEFSRESAAQERLPADGVNFCAAGGVGNAIKAELLRQGKVAEGQFRVRSAAGIAQCIELLQQAARNGLEADFVEGMGCAGGCLSGPGTLVEAKAAGRALSRFLAK